The Christiangramia flava JLT2011 region GTAATATCTTTGTCGTGAGAATTAACCTTATAATCCTTCAGTTCACTTAAATAATATAAGTGTTTCTTTACCTCTGTACTCATAACTTGATCTTTTGGTTAAATTGTTTTTGTTTGTATGACGTGATGTTGCGGGATGGTCATAGCGGTTACGTCATCAATGGTTTCAGTCTCATTGTTATCATCAGTTTCCGTACTTCCGTAGAAATATAAAAATGCCAGGATGGCAAGAACAATGATCACCAGTAACCATGGCCATACCGGTCTTTTTTTTTCTACTCTTATTTCAGCCATAATGAATTAGATTGTTGATTAGTATAACTAAATTAACCGGTGCGGCTGCAAATTTTTTCTAAGTTTACGGTAAAGTATTGTTAATTAATTCATTGAAATAAAAAAGCCGGGACAAGGCCCGGCTTTTCATTTTTCAGCTAAAAATATTATTTCAGGAATTTCAGCATCCTGTCCCAGGCCTGGTCATGGGCCTTCTTATTTCCAGGCTCCCCATTTGCTTCATGACCACTACGCATAAACGCATGACCGGCACTTTCATAAATCTCATATTCGAAAGCTTTACCTAGGGAATCCATCTGAGCTTTTGTTCTTTCCAGAGTGGAGTTCACACGGTTGTCATTCCCACCATAATATCCATACACAGGAGTTTCGATCTTTGCCAATAAGGAATCGGCTTCCGGAGCAGTTCCATAAAATACATGTGCAGAAGTGATTTCTGGATTATGCGTAGCATATCGAAAAGTCTGGGATCCACCCCAACAAAATCCAACCACGGCAACTTCCCCTGTTCCTGCCGGATCTTTTCGAATATAATCATAACAGGCATCAAGATCTTTAGTTACCTGTTCAGGATCCAGGCGATAAATGGCAGTTCTAGCCTCATCCGGGCTATCCATATCACTGGTCAACTCTTTGCCGGGAACCGTGTTGGAGATCAGGTCTGGCGCTATAACGAGGTATCCTTTTTCAGCAAGTTTATCAGCGAAAACCCGCGCCCAATCATTTAAACCCCGGTTTTCATGAATGACTAAAACGGGCTTTGCTTTTTCCTTTTTTTCGGGATACACCACAAAAGCTTTCAAGGTTCGACCGTCCTGTTCCAGGTCTATCCACTCATGGTGTCGCGGAGAGTCAGATAGTTCAGTGATATCCTGGCTTTCTTCGGAAGAGGCTCTTACAGGCTCTTCCTTTGACTCTTTCTGATCTTTGCAGGCTGCGAAGAGGATCATTAAAAAGACCCCAATGCTCAGGCTTATTTTTTTCATAATTACATAATTATCTGAATACACCGGAAGGGAAGACCACCGGACTTTCAAATCCGTTCGCTCCCACGCTGGAAACTCCAAAAAAGAAGTTGTCTATCACGATACCTTCCAGGGTAAATTCGGTTACATCTCCAACAAATCGGGAATATTGCCAAACCGGGCTGGTGGTATCACGCCAGTAAATCTTATATCCGGCTATGTTTCCATTGACTTTTTCCCATTTTAATTTTGCAGCCGGGGCCACAGCACCTCCAATCTCCACATTTCCCGGAGCAGGTGGTGCCCAGGCGAGGCTTGCCAGGTTAATGGCATTGACAGCCGTAAGCTTTTTCGCATAGTCAAAATTGACACCTTCTACCACATCGCCGTATTTGATTCCGTTTTCTTCGCGAATATCCTGATGCTGCCTATTATAATTTTCGTGTGCTTCCATAATACGAACTCCCGCGAATCCAAGATCATTGAAAGGGCGATGGTGGCCACCTCTTCCAAACCGATCGAGCCTGTAAATCATCATCGGGTTCATTTCAGGCATATAAGTTTGAGTAGTTTTATGGATATACCGGGCTAGTTGCCTGGAAATTCCATCAACTTCACCACCATAATATCTTCTCATTCTTCGTTCCCTCTCGGTTTCGGTTTGCGATACTGGTTCCGAAAAAATCCTGAAACTGCGGTTATCGATGATTCCGTCTACACCTTCTATATTTCCAATCATGTCATTGTTCAAAACACCTATGATTTCCCAGCCCTGCTCTTTGGCATATTCAGCCACAGCCTGACCTCCAAAAAGACCCTGCTCTTCCCCAGAAAGACCAAGATATACAATGCTATTCTCAAAGTCATATTGTGACAAAACGCGAGCTGCTTCAATAGTTCCTGCCATTCCGCTGGCGTTGTCGTTTGCACCGGGGGCATCGGTCGTAAAATCGGTGGCGTTACTGGCCCGGGAATCAATGTCGCCGCTCATGATGATATACCGGTTCGGATATTTGGAACCCTTCTGAATGGCGACCACATTCACGACATAAGCTTTATGCGGAATGCGCTCTCCGTCTTCCGGAGTTACCAATTCCTTCTGATAAAAGACTTCCAGGCAGTTTTCACAATCTCCGGAAATATTTTCGAATTTGCTTTTGATCCATCTTCTTGCAGCGCCAATCCCACGGGTGTCTGAAACAGTGTCGCTGAAGGTATTCCTTGTTCCGAAACCAGCCAGTGTTCGAATACTATTTTCGATACTATCAGCTGATATTTTTTGAATAATATCGTAAATCCTGGAATCGGTTTCCTGGGCAAAAGTTTGTGAAGAATTCAGTAAAATAAAGCCTGAAAGCAGGCCAAATAGGTAGTTTCTTTTCATAATTATTTTTTAGGCCTTCTAAAGTACTCACTTTTAGACTATTTTAAAAAGAAAAACCCCGATGTTCTGCAACACCGGGGTTTATTAATCAAACTAACTTAAAATTAAGCCTGCATATCGTGCATTTCAGCTTTCGCTTCATTTATTTTCTGCTTGGACTTACTGTTGGATAAGTTCGCCTTTGTTCTTGATTTCAATGCTTCTACTTTATGATTCAAAGAATCTGTAAAATCATTGATACTTCTGTTAGCTCCCTTAATATAATCATCTCCTTTTTGAGAGATCGCAGCTCTTGTATCTTTCCCTTTCTTAGGGGCGAACAATATTCCTGCAACTGCTCCGGCAAGCGCGCCAGAAGCAAGTCCTAATAACAATTTTCCTGATTTCATAGAGTTAAGTTTTAATTTGTGTCTAATAAATATTTCCAGTAAAATTAAACAGAAATCAGGCCGTTAGCGAAAAGTCTCAGTTAATGTATATTTAAACTTTTCAGACATTTATTAAATATTTTAACAGCTTATTGCTGATGCTTTTTAAAGCTTGAAAGTAATTCGCGTACCTTTCCGGTTCCTTCTACATAATACCGGGCGCTGGTCTTTTTGATTCCCACTTTAACGGTATATGAATCTTCCGGGAGTTCACGGAACATATATTCATCTGTCCAGTCATCTCCAATGGCAAATATGAAATCGTAGTGCTGGCCAACCAACATTTTCGAAGAAGCTTTCCCCTTGTTCACACCACTGCTTTTAATTTCCAGCACTTTGTTCCCTTCAAGAACACTCAGGCCACGGTTGCTAATCAATTCTTTGAGTGTATTGCTGAGTTCATTCGCCCTGATTTCGCCCAGTTGAGGATCGGCCTTTCGATAATGCCAGGCAAGGGAATAATTCTTTTCTTCAATAAAGGTTCCAGGAGTGCGGTCCACAAAATTCTCGATTACGGGCCTAACTGCATCCATCCATTCGCTTTTGACATTTTCTGAAAGTTCCCAGTCGCCATCAATTTTACGGAACCAAACGCCGTGCTCCGAAATCAGCTCTACAGGAACATCCTGCCACCAACTGCCCAAAGTATTCTTGTCTCTTCCGCTGATAAGCACTACGTGAGTATTTTCATCTTTGTTGATCTCACGGATAAGTTCTTTGAGTTCTGCATCGGGTTTGGCATTTTCAGGTTTATCGGTGAAGTTTACCAAGGTCCCGTCGTAATCGATGAACAAGATTCGCTTTTCAGCATTTTCAAACTGTTGCATGATCTCTTCGGAAATCTTTTCGGTAATCTTGATCGATTTAAAGGAATCACGATTTTCCCGGGTATGCTTCAGCGCTTTCATAAAATCCTGCGCCCATTTCTCTACGCCATATCGGCGTAATCTTTTCTGAAGCATTTTATTTCGTTGGATCTGTTCCTCTTCGGGCATCTCAAACGCAGTTTTTAAAGCCTGTGCAACCTGGTCAAAATTATTCGGATTGATGATCAGTGCTTCATTCATTTCGTGCGCTGCTCCGGCCATTTCACTTAATATAAGCACACCGGTATGGTTTGTTCTGGTCGCGATATATTCTTTCGCCACGAGGTTCATCCCGTCCCGAATAGGAGTGAGGAGGGCAATATCGCATGAAGTGTATAGATCTATTAGGTTTTCAAAAGGCATGGAACGATAGAAATACCAAATTGGGGTCCAGCTAACGGTGCTGAATTTCCCGTTGATCCTTCCCACCAGCTCATCCACTTCTCTTTTCAGTTTTTGGTATTGCGGCACATTGGAGCGTGAAGGAACAGCCAGCATGACCAGTCGTACCTTTTCGATGAATTCCGGATACTTGTCTAAGAAATATTCGTACGCCCGAATTCGGTGAGCAATCCCTTTGGTATAATCCAGCCTATCGATGCTCAGGATCATCTTCGCATCAGGCGTCGCTTCCAGGTGGTGATCCAGTCTTCTCTGTAGTTCAGATTGTTCTTCAGAAGTACTTTTATAATGTTCTAAAGCAGCTTTTTCAAATTTCTCATAATCGATCCCCATTGGGAAAGAATCGACCTTTACGATACGATCCGGAAGGGTGATTTCATTGAAGTCGACCTGGTGACGCAGGATCCGACTTACGGAACTCAGGAAATGACGTTCATAATCGTAGGTATGAAACCCGATGAGATCGGCACCGAGAACTCCCTGCAACACTTCATCTCTCCATGGAAGGGTACGAAACACCTCGTAAGACGGAAAAGGAATATGGTTAAAAAAGCCAATAACGGCGTCGGGTGCCTGTTCCCGGATCATATTCGGGACCAGCAGCAACTGGTAATCATGTACCCAGATCACGTCGCCTTCTTCGTAATGTTTAAGAATTTCATCGGCGTATTTCTGATTGACGGTTTTATAATATTCCCAGTAAGTGTCGTCAGATTCGGTATATTCCATAAAATAATGGAATAGGGGCCAGATAGTGCGGTTACTGAAACCATAGTAAAAACCATCAATTTCAGCGGCATTCAAATGTACCGCCACACAATTCTCTTCCCGGGCCTTTTCCTGGACCTGTTCCTTCAGTTCTTCAGGAATTTCTTCCTCCGTGAGTCCGGGCCAGCCAATCCAAACGCTATCCCCGTCCTTATGGAATGATTTTAAGCCGGTTGCGAGGCCTCCAACGCTGGGAGTGACTTCCAGCTTATGCTGATCGATCGATATTTGAAGAGGTAATCTATTGGAAATAATGATGGTTTTGCTCATAATTGCTGTAAAACTGTTGTGACGAATTTGATTTTTCTTAAATTTCCGAAATTCATTTCAGAACACAATTGATTTATAAGATTTTTAAGATATATGGATAACCTCGATTATGGTATAATTGGAAATTGTAAAAGTGCGGCTCTTGTTTCCAAATATGGTTCTATTGAATGGTGCTGTATGCCCAATTTTGATTCTTCAGCAATATTTGCCAAGATACTTGATGACGAAATTGGCGGAAGTTTTGAGATTCAGATAGATGATTCTTACGAGATCAAACAGGAATACCTTTGGGAAACAAATATCCTGAGCACGGTATTCGATAATGGGACCGATTCTTTTCAGCTGATTGATTTCATGCCGCGCTACCCCCGCGAAGACGGCACATATTATGCCCCGCCAGACATTATCCGGTTTTTCAGGCTGATTAGCGGAAAACCAAAATTTACATTAGTATATGATCCTCGTCTGGAATTCGGAAAAGAGCAGACCTACAACGAGAATAAAGGTGATTATATAAAAAGTTATACCAAAAAAGGCAAATACGATTCGCTGTTCTTTTATTCTTCTTTTGACCTGAATAGTATTTTGAACAGGCAGGAAGTAGAATTAACCGGCAATGCCTACTGCCTCATTGGCTATCACGAAAAACTGATCGAACAATCCTTAGACCGTTCGTACCTGAAATTCCAGCGTACCAAGGTATACTGGATGAACTGGAGCGAAAAGACTACTCGCTATACTCACTACGGAAATGAGATCATGCGTTCAGCGCTTGTTCTAAAGGCGTTGAGCTATAAAAAATCTGGAGCTGTACTTGCTGCAGCAACCACCTCGCTTCCCGAAACCATTGGGGAAGAACGTAACTGGGATTACCGTTTCTGCTGGATTCGTGATGCTTCGATGGTGATCAAGGTAATGGCAGGCCTGGGACACATCAAGTCGGCCAGGGATTTCCTTCAGTTCATTATCGATATTATCCCTGATAAGGATGAGAAGATCCAGATCATGTACGGCATCAATGGTGAAAAAGAGCTAACCGAGCACATATTGAGCCATATGAAAGGATATAAAGGGTCCAAACCTGTTCGTACGGGGAATGCGGCTTATATCCAAAAGCAGAATGATATCTACGGAATTTTGATGGAAGTGATATACCAGCAATTCCTAATGTTCGAAACTTCTCTGGAAAACTCAGAACAATTGTGGACCGTCGTTCGAGGAATTGTCATGATCGTTGAGGAGAACTGGCGAAAACCAGATAAAGGAATCTGGGAACTTCGTACGGAAGACCGTCATTTCGTATTCTCAAAACTGCTTTGCTGGGTAGCGATGGATCGTGCGATCAAAATTGGAGAAGTGTTGAGAATGGGTATCAATGATACCAAATGGAAAGCCGTTCGTGAAGAAATTTATCAGGATATCTATGAGAATGGCTGGAATGAAGAGAAGCAGGCTTATGTGCAATATTATGGATCTTCAGATCTTGATGCCTCGACCTTGCTGATGCAAAGCTATGGTTTTATCGAAGCAGATGATCCAAGATTTGTTAGCACCGTTCAGGCAACTGAGAAAGAACTGTGTCAGGATGGGCTGATGTTCCGCTATAAGAATAAAGATGATTTTGGGGAACCTTCTTCCTCCTTCACGATTTGTACCTTCTGGCTTATTGACAGTTTATATAAGATCGGTGAGAAAGATAAAGCGAAACAAATGTTTGATCGCCTGCTTTCTTATAGCAACCACCTCGGGCTATTTAGTGAAGATATCGACTTTAAGACGAAACGATTACTGGGGAATTTCCCTCAGGCCTATTCGCACCTGGCTTTGATCGAAACCGCAGCCAATTTCAGCAAAGGAATTGCTAAAGAGAATATGATCTTTCAGGAATAATTAATTTTCTGATTGCTTTTCTAAACTTACCCGGGTTTTCGGAAGAAATTCCGGGTAATTTTTTTGAATAAAATCCACCAGTTTTTCCCGGAGATACACCCGGAGATCCCACGCAGTAGGAGAGTCTTTAGCGCTTACGAGCATTCTAAGTTCTATGGTTTTTTCCGTGGCATTGGTGACCTGCATGACGTTTACATTTCCATCCCAGAGATCAGTCTCCTTCAGCAGCCTTGAAAGTTCATTTCTTACGGCTTCAAAAGGGATTCCGTAATCGGTATAAATGAAGACCGTTCCCAGGATATCTGCGGAAGTTCGCGTCCAGTTCTGGAAAGTGTTTTCAATAAAATAAGTGGTTGGAACTATCAAACGGCGTTTATCCCAGATTCTCACCACCACATAGGTAAGATTGATCTCCTCGATCCATCCCCATTCCCCTTCCACGATCACTACATCATCCACACGGATGGGCTGGGTGAGGGCGATCTGGATCCCCGCCAGCAGGGTTCCGATGGCTTTCTGCGCGGCCAGACCAATGATGATACCAGCAATTCCAGCTGAGGTTAAAAGACTTACGCCTACAGAGCGAATACTTTCAAAACTCATCAGCGCAATCCCGATAGCGAGGATCACAATAATGAAAATGATGATATTTTCCAGGATCATGTATTGCGTATAAACCTTTCGGGCCTTGAGATTATTCGTGCCCTCGATATCGTATTTCCGAAGCATCCGGGCTTTAAAAACCTTAAATATCAGGATGAGGATCCAGGCAATTGTCAGGATGATGCAAACGGTGCTAAGATGGCCAACCACTTCCTTGGTCGCCTCGAACCGAAAAATGTCGCTGATCAACGCAATCTTGCAAATGAGCGCCGCCAGAAAGATCAGTAAAGGAATTCGAATTTTTTGAGCAAAATTTACCGGAAGTATGTTTCGTGGATTTTTTCCCACTTTTTTCAGAATATAAAACGAAATACTGAAGCTTACGATCAGAACTACAATTCCGATGATCAGGTAATTCAGAGCGTTTCTTTCCAGATCGATCATTTCAGTGGATTTTGCTATTTTAAAACTACTAAAACCAAATGAAGACCACGAACCGATTTTACAAATTTTAACCTATAAGGATTTCGTGGAATTCGTACATTCCCTATAAAATTTATATTTTGAACACATTCAAACTACTCGCTTTCGTCTTGGTTTTGGTCATTTCCAGCTGTAAAACTGAAAAGCCAATTGTTAATAACGAGGAAAAACCGGTGCTGATTTCTGATGAATTCAGTTTTACTGAAGGCCCTGCTGCAGATGCAGCTGGAAATGTTTTTTTTACCGATCAGCCAAACAACAGGATTTTAAAATGGGATGCCCAAACTAATGAAATTTCAGTCTATATGGAAAATGCGGGCAGAGCCAATGGCATGTATTTCGATAGTCAGGGAAGTCTATTAGCCGCGGCCGATGAAAATTCAGAATTATGGAAAATTGATGATGATAAGAATCATCAGACTTTAGTAAAGGATTATGAAGGGAAAAGGCTGAATGG contains the following coding sequences:
- a CDS encoding dienelactone hydrolase family protein, yielding MKKISLSIGVFLMILFAACKDQKESKEEPVRASSEESQDITELSDSPRHHEWIDLEQDGRTLKAFVVYPEKKEKAKPVLVIHENRGLNDWARVFADKLAEKGYLVIAPDLISNTVPGKELTSDMDSPDEARTAIYRLDPEQVTKDLDACYDYIRKDPAGTGEVAVVGFCWGGSQTFRYATHNPEITSAHVFYGTAPEADSLLAKIETPVYGYYGGNDNRVNSTLERTKAQMDSLGKAFEYEIYESAGHAFMRSGHEANGEPGNKKAHDQAWDRMLKFLK
- a CDS encoding M28 family metallopeptidase, which translates into the protein MKRNYLFGLLSGFILLNSSQTFAQETDSRIYDIIQKISADSIENSIRTLAGFGTRNTFSDTVSDTRGIGAARRWIKSKFENISGDCENCLEVFYQKELVTPEDGERIPHKAYVVNVVAIQKGSKYPNRYIIMSGDIDSRASNATDFTTDAPGANDNASGMAGTIEAARVLSQYDFENSIVYLGLSGEEQGLFGGQAVAEYAKEQGWEIIGVLNNDMIGNIEGVDGIIDNRSFRIFSEPVSQTETERERRMRRYYGGEVDGISRQLARYIHKTTQTYMPEMNPMMIYRLDRFGRGGHHRPFNDLGFAGVRIMEAHENYNRQHQDIREENGIKYGDVVEGVNFDYAKKLTAVNAINLASLAWAPPAPGNVEIGGAVAPAAKLKWEKVNGNIAGYKIYWRDTTSPVWQYSRFVGDVTEFTLEGIVIDNFFFGVSSVGANGFESPVVFPSGVFR
- a CDS encoding YtxH domain-containing protein gives rise to the protein MKSGKLLLGLASGALAGAVAGILFAPKKGKDTRAAISQKGDDYIKGANRSINDFTDSLNHKVEALKSRTKANLSNSKSKQKINEAKAEMHDMQA
- a CDS encoding bifunctional alpha,alpha-trehalose-phosphate synthase (UDP-forming)/trehalose-phosphatase; the encoded protein is MSKTIIISNRLPLQISIDQHKLEVTPSVGGLATGLKSFHKDGDSVWIGWPGLTEEEIPEELKEQVQEKAREENCVAVHLNAAEIDGFYYGFSNRTIWPLFHYFMEYTESDDTYWEYYKTVNQKYADEILKHYEEGDVIWVHDYQLLLVPNMIREQAPDAVIGFFNHIPFPSYEVFRTLPWRDEVLQGVLGADLIGFHTYDYERHFLSSVSRILRHQVDFNEITLPDRIVKVDSFPMGIDYEKFEKAALEHYKSTSEEQSELQRRLDHHLEATPDAKMILSIDRLDYTKGIAHRIRAYEYFLDKYPEFIEKVRLVMLAVPSRSNVPQYQKLKREVDELVGRINGKFSTVSWTPIWYFYRSMPFENLIDLYTSCDIALLTPIRDGMNLVAKEYIATRTNHTGVLILSEMAGAAHEMNEALIINPNNFDQVAQALKTAFEMPEEEQIQRNKMLQKRLRRYGVEKWAQDFMKALKHTRENRDSFKSIKITEKISEEIMQQFENAEKRILFIDYDGTLVNFTDKPENAKPDAELKELIREINKDENTHVVLISGRDKNTLGSWWQDVPVELISEHGVWFRKIDGDWELSENVKSEWMDAVRPVIENFVDRTPGTFIEEKNYSLAWHYRKADPQLGEIRANELSNTLKELISNRGLSVLEGNKVLEIKSSGVNKGKASSKMLVGQHYDFIFAIGDDWTDEYMFRELPEDSYTVKVGIKKTSARYYVEGTGKVRELLSSFKKHQQ
- a CDS encoding glycoside hydrolase family 15 protein — its product is MDNLDYGIIGNCKSAALVSKYGSIEWCCMPNFDSSAIFAKILDDEIGGSFEIQIDDSYEIKQEYLWETNILSTVFDNGTDSFQLIDFMPRYPREDGTYYAPPDIIRFFRLISGKPKFTLVYDPRLEFGKEQTYNENKGDYIKSYTKKGKYDSLFFYSSFDLNSILNRQEVELTGNAYCLIGYHEKLIEQSLDRSYLKFQRTKVYWMNWSEKTTRYTHYGNEIMRSALVLKALSYKKSGAVLAAATTSLPETIGEERNWDYRFCWIRDASMVIKVMAGLGHIKSARDFLQFIIDIIPDKDEKIQIMYGINGEKELTEHILSHMKGYKGSKPVRTGNAAYIQKQNDIYGILMEVIYQQFLMFETSLENSEQLWTVVRGIVMIVEENWRKPDKGIWELRTEDRHFVFSKLLCWVAMDRAIKIGEVLRMGINDTKWKAVREEIYQDIYENGWNEEKQAYVQYYGSSDLDASTLLMQSYGFIEADDPRFVSTVQATEKELCQDGLMFRYKNKDDFGEPSSSFTICTFWLIDSLYKIGEKDKAKQMFDRLLSYSNHLGLFSEDIDFKTKRLLGNFPQAYSHLALIETAANFSKGIAKENMIFQE
- a CDS encoding mechanosensitive ion channel family protein, whose translation is MIDLERNALNYLIIGIVVLIVSFSISFYILKKVGKNPRNILPVNFAQKIRIPLLIFLAALICKIALISDIFRFEATKEVVGHLSTVCIILTIAWILILIFKVFKARMLRKYDIEGTNNLKARKVYTQYMILENIIIFIIVILAIGIALMSFESIRSVGVSLLTSAGIAGIIIGLAAQKAIGTLLAGIQIALTQPIRVDDVVIVEGEWGWIEEINLTYVVVRIWDKRRLIVPTTYFIENTFQNWTRTSADILGTVFIYTDYGIPFEAVRNELSRLLKETDLWDGNVNVMQVTNATEKTIELRMLVSAKDSPTAWDLRVYLREKLVDFIQKNYPEFLPKTRVSLEKQSEN